The Macrobrachium nipponense isolate FS-2020 chromosome 44, ASM1510439v2, whole genome shotgun sequence genome contains the following window.
TTGGTTTTAGGATACTAGAAAGATTagacttattatttttttgtacatgaattACTGATGCTTTTCTCTTGCATTACAGAATACCTTGTGCCCTGATGGAGGGAAAGCGTCGCCCATCAACTTTGTACTAACAAGAGTTAAAGGACCCATTTCCTCTCCTTCAGAAGATGCCAAAATCTATCAGTCTTCCTCCTTACCCCTACCAGCGATTGGGGCTGTGGAAGAAACACTACAACATGTATGTTGTAATCGCTTGTTTACCACTACATTGCACTACCAGTCTCACCTTATAGAAAAAGCCGAGACTGATCAGGCACACGAATTTAAATTACTTGAAATGGGTTTGTTACGGTGTTCGTTATGTTCTATATGGGTGCAGAGTAGTGGGATGTCTTTGCACTTGAGAAAATTCCATGGCATTATAAAAGTCAATAAAAATGCTACGTCGCTTGGTGAGCTCTCTAGTGGCAATAAAGCAGAGACTACGGTAAAGCCTGGGAAAAGTTATGTGATCAAAGTCAGCGGTCAGACTGTGTCTGCAGGGCAGCCACTTGTAGGCAGTTCCACCAAGAAATctaataatattgaaatattatCTTCCAGTGCAAGTCTTACCAAACCAGCCTATAAATTAATAACATCGGATGGGAAGGTTTATCCAAATACTATACGCCTTCAGAATTCATCCAGTGGAATAGGAGGAAAGGTCATTGTCCGACCATCTGTGCCGTTTAATAATGGTGTACCTGTGGTGACCTACGGGTCTCGAATGATCATGAAAGCGAATAGAAATATATCGGAAGGGAAGATCAGAATGCCAATATCCAGTAAAACTGGTATTTGCAAAGTAGTACCTGCTGGTGGGGCAGTGTTGCAAAGCACCTCTCAGTTTGCAAAGTCAGTCGGTGGTGTCACCACTGTGCAGATCAGTGGTGGGAATATTGTGGCTACTTCAAGTTCAGGCAAGGTGTCAAAAATGAAGACGAAGTTCTGTGCAGAGTTAGGGAAACCATTAATAAATGttgataagaaaataatatctaGATCTTATAAGGTTGTAGAAAAATGCTCAAGTAACAAGACTTTGCCATTAACAAATGTAGATTTAGAaaggacaaataaaaataagagtacGAATGTGGGTGTTGAAACAACAGTGAAATCTCCTGGCGAAAAAAGTGAGGTATCTCATACCAGGACTAAAGGCGTGAGTAACAGAAAGAAGGAATTGATGCTAGATATGGAAGGTCCAGATGAAAAGCTTGCATTTTTGAAATTTGATCACAGTGATGACATATTTGAGGAATTTGCTTTAAGTTTAGAGAAAATTCAGAAGGAGAAAGAGTCTCTGGCAAAAAAAGGGAAGCCAAGCACCAAACAAAAATCTGTACCTCCTGTAAGCAATCAAAGCACAGTAGTGCCTAGTGAAAAAAGTGACTGTAATGGAAAAGCAGAGAGTTCAAAGCCTGTGTCCAATAAAAAACGCCGTAAGCAAGTCTTGAAGCCTGTGCTGGAACCTGGAGGTGACGTCAACATGGAAACTCCAATCACTTCCAAAGTCAAAGTGaggaaaaagggtaaaaatgtgTTACCAGACAGTGAATGCCATACACCCAAAGTTGGTAAAAAAACTAGTCCAACCATCACAGTTAATACGaagaaatatagaagaaaattTAAAGAGAACAAATGTGATACTCCTAAATGTACTCCAAAGACATCTCAGCAgacacctaaaggtaaacgtGGTGGTTGGAAAAAGAAAAGGCCAGTTGGACGCCCCCGCAGAGAGGAAGTTAGTGAAGTGAGCACTCCTAATTTAACCGGGTTAGACACAATGTTTAATGAACCAACTCATGAAGATGTGGAGAATGAACCAGTATTGTCACCCAAACGTGAAGAGGAGGACAATATTCCTACTGTAGAATTGGACCTGTTTACTCTATCCTCGCTTAATGAAAAAGTATCTGTTTTGCTCACAGAGCCCCATAACCCAGATTTTAAAGTTTATGCCAGCATGGATGCAATATTTGTTGGAGATTCCGCTCTTGGTGACGTTACAAACCAAATTGGGTATGTGACAGACTCCAACAATGTTGTGTTTGTAAATCCTGGTCATTTCCTCTTCCCCAATGTACAGGAACTTGATAAATTTATTCCTAGCCCAATAATGACAATAAAGGAAAAGATGAGCTTGTCACCTAGAAAGCTATGTAAACGTGCCACTAATGTTAAATTATCAGTAATTAGTAAAGAGAATCAGGGTGTTGAAAATAATCAAGAATCTCAGGGAAATAGTAGAGAATCTAAGATATCTCCTACCAAGAAGAAAACTAGTATTGCAGACAGTAAGATAAACTCTTATACTGGGCATAAAAAATCATTGAAGGACAAAAGTTTAGGGTTGATGGTATCAAGCAGTGATGTTGTGCGAGATAGTAAAGAGAATGTTCCCCTAGCTAGATTGGACGGTTCTTCTGGAAACTCAAAGGATGTGAGGGTAAGACGACGTAGTGCTCGTCACAGcggagaaaataaaggagatgaacaGTTGCCTTCAGTTTTAAATAAAGATGAAGAATTGCCTGGTGCTGAAATAGAAATTAAGAAAGGGGAACCTAGGTCCAGAACAATGTCAGGGAGTCTGAAATTGGGGAGAAATGTACAGGTAAAGCACTTAATTGATGGTCAAGGTAAAGAGGAAAATGTAGACTGTGACAAGGTTGACTGTGACAAGATTTTGAAAGTCGTGATATCTCCTATCAAGTCCGAATTCCAGAACTTGGTACAAGAGTTGAAAGCGGGACTTCTAAAGTCTTCAGGGAATCACAGAATAGCACTTTCGTTTGATAATGACTGCCCTGAAAGAATTCCTAATAAAAAGAAGCTTGAATGTGATACTAAAGATTTAGATGTCAGATTTGAAGACAATGACACTGTTATTTTGAGTAAGCCAAGGTTGCGAACTAGGTCAGCAGATAGTGTCCCATGTGGAAAAAGCTCCAAAGCTGACTCTCTTCCTAGTGATATTAGTAGTAATAGGTATAACCGTTTGTCCAGAAGGAAAGGTCGATTAAAAAGTGAAAGTGATTCTTCATTTAGGACACAACATGACGGTGAGGAAATGGGAATCTCAGAGCAAGTGTTGTCTCAAAGTAGACATGATTTTAGAAATATTAGTGGTAGTACATCAGAGGACAATAGTGATTGTGTGTCTCGTAATGGGAGAAGAAAATCTCTTTCCAAAAGTACCTGTGAAAGTCTGTCAAAAGAAGATTCCTTAATGGCTGTAATGGCATTGGCAGAAAATTCTGTGATAAAAGGTAAAAACTTAGATATTAAAAATGAACCCAGTGTAATTAGAAACCGaccagttagagagagaagacctAGCTCTAAGTGGCTTGAAAGTCTAGCCTTTGGTAAGTGCTCTAAAAGGCTTTCTACACCCAAGCTCAGGACTGAACGGTCTGTGTCAGACACTAGTGATCATTCAAGCTCTGGAAAACTACGGAACAATGATGAAAGTGCAAAAACACTTGATATGAAAAAACTAAGGGATGAAGTGAGGTCACTTACAATCATTTCAGGAAACCAAAATAGAGGGCCAGGtttaacaacaaacaacaaagatGTAAATGTGGTTGATGTACTATGTCACAGTGAAATGAGTGAGTGTATCGAGAGTAAAGTATATAATAGTAATGTTGGCTGTAATAGTATTGATTATAATAAAACCTCAGTTGTTGTTGCCAAGAGTAAAACTAATAAGAGCAATGATGACTGGGAAAAGGGAAGTGAAATGGTAGAGGATGGTGTTGGGGATTTATTAGATATTGTTAGAGCAGGAAACATACAAAACAGAATAGATGATGAGACAACAGACACTGAAGTTAATCAGGAAGAGGAACTTTTGTGCAAAATTGATGGATCACAGAAGTTGAATCagcaacaaaagacaaaaaagaagaaaaacaagaaaattcaataCAATACTCATGTAAAAAATATAGATGAAATGGTGGTTAAACTTGATAACAAAATGGCAGTTGGCACAATAATTGACAATGACACTATAaaccaagatgatgatgatgaagaagcaTTTTTGGAAGGTGGAATAGATGAAGACGAAATGAAGTGCAAAGAGGGAAACGCTGATGACTGTAAGGATCTAGGTGTTTGTTTTGAGGGAGTTGAGGATGAAGcagatattaatataaaaagtGAGAAGCAGGAGCAACCACTTGAGAAAGGCACTAAGGGAGTTGCTACTGAGGTAAAAGTTACTCAAAGTGACAAGAATACTGAATGTCATGAATTGTCATCACAACATGAAAGACGTGACAAAAAGAATGCCTCTCTTGATAATGTATTTACAAGTACTGTAACAAAGTTATATCTTTCAGAGGGTATTGAAAGTTCTGAATCATCAGAAACACTTGTTTCTGATGATTCTTTGTGTAAGAGCTTTTCTGGTAAAGAGATTTCTAGTGAAGATTCTAGCGGCAAAAGTACAGCAGAAAGATGTACAGCAAGTAGTGAAGAGAGTAGTACAGAAAATATAGTTGAGGATGATGAAGTAGTAGTGCAGAGGAAGTACAAAGTTGACCTTTGTAAAAGTTCACAACTTTCCAAAGTAATTAGAATAGATGAAGAGATATCATTCAAAGTGAACCAAGAGGAACAAGCAAAAATattttacactttaaacaaaGGTGAATTGTCTGATGAAGGCCTGGACTCACCTGAAAGAGCAAGGAAGTTGACTGACTTTGAAGAGGACAAACTTTTGGAAGAAATTTTTGATGAATGTGAGAAATTACCGCATGAAAAATTAAACTTTGTGGAGGAATTGGAAGTAAAGTCATGTGACAGGAAAAGTTTACTAAATtgtgacaaaaatacaaaatttttagtCAAACATACCCCCAAAACAAGTGAAAAACTTGAAGAAggaaatcataatcaaaatatgaGGAGTACATTTGATAAGTTTGAAGAGATCGAACCGGAATTGTATGAGGACAGTGAATCAGAATCGAATGACGATAGTGAAATAGATAAAGGGAGTCTTACAAATATTGAACCTGGTGTTGAAACAGGATTGGTAGAGAACAGCATTCAGAAAATAACAGAAAGTGAGGAAACAGGATTGGCAGAGAACAGCACCCAGAAAATAATAGAAAGCGAGGAAGTACCTTGGACAAACCATGAAAAGAGTGAATTGAGGGACCAcaaatttctaaataatttagAAGACAATAGTAAAATGTCAGAGTTGTTGGTAAATGATACTTTAGTTGGAAACCATAAGGAAGAGGTTGTTTGTCAGGATGAAATAACTAAATTAGATCTCACTCTGGAAAGGATGGATTGTAAAATAAAGGGCTGTGATGCTGGAATCCTTAGTCAACCCACAACTGATTTAGCTTATCCCAAAGATGGGTTTGAGAAAGATGTTACTTCAAAGTTTGTTGGTAACTTGGAGAAGACAGTTGAAAAAAGAATTACTGCCGATTTAAAACTGGCAGAAGCAGCCAGTTGTACTGAAGTGTTCGAAGAGATGAGCAAAGAAGCTCCAGTTAATCCCATAATCAATTTTGAAAAGACCGCAACTGGAAGGTTAGATTCCTCAGAGGAGACTATTAGAAAAGAAGCAAGTGCCAGAGATTTACAGTTGCAAGAAGAGGTTAAGAATACTGATATTCCAGAAGAGATTTATAAGGAAAATACTGCTGGTGAAAAAATCTATGAAGAAACCTTAGGAAAAGAAATTCTTCATGATACTGAAATGTGTGTGAAAGAAGCTCCTACTAATAGTGGCAACTCTGTCTTCAATATAAATGTTTCACCAAGACTTTCCAAAGAGTTAAGTATTGTGTGTTCTGATTCCAGTACTGTTGGTAGTAGGTCCCCtcatagtaaaaaagaaaaatgtaggaGCCCTAGATCTACAGGTCCTTTGTCACCCTTAAAAATTTCACCATTGTGTCCATCTCGGGAATGGCATGGACGAGGGGCTAAACTCAAAGCTCAAGTACTTATTCAAGATCAGCAGTCTGGTGTTACAGCTCAAGTACTTATTCATGATCAACAGACTGGTGTTACTAATTCTGAGAGGGGAAAATATTCACCCAGATCTACAGGTCATTTATCTCCCTTGAAAATTTCACCAGAATTATCTCCACCACGGGAATGGCATGGTCGTGGAGCTAAACTCAAAGCTCAAGTGCTTATTCAGGATCAGCAGACATATGTTGCTGATTCTGAGAGGGAAAGACATTCACCCAAATCTACATCTGATTTGTCTCCCTTGAAAGAGTCGCCAGAATTATCTCCACCACGGGAATGGCATGGTCGTGGAGCTAAACTCAAAGCGCAAGTGCTTATTCAAGATCAGCAGACAAATGTTACTGATTCTGAGAATGAAAGAAATTCACCCAAAACTACCAATGATTTGTCTCCCCTGAAAGTTTCACCCGAGTTATCTTCACCTCGGGAATGGCATGGTCGTGGAGCTAAACTTAAAGCACAAGTACTTATTCAGGATCAGCAGACAGGTGTTATTGATTCTCATGTAGTTTGCTCTGGTCTTGGTATTGCAGATGTTAAGAAGGGTTTTGGAACAGATGGATCAGATGATAAATCAGGTGCTTACGTGAAAAGTGAGAAAGAAAAGACTATTTCAAGTACTAAAATTACGAGTCCAAAAGTTAGTGGAGTATCCCATTCTAATACTGGCATTTCCCTGAAGTCCCCTAAACCTTCTAAATTTGTGCACGATGATCGCGAGTGGCAAGCAAGAGGAGCCAAACTGAAAGCACAGATTATGATTAGTGACCAGCAGAATGGCCAAATGAACACCTTAGTGGAACCAATGGACAACAGCTTCTCCCCAGTTCTCAAGTCTCCTCCTGCAAAGAAAGCAAAACTTGGAAGTCCACCTGTGAATATGAAAGATATTAGATCATTCTTCACAGTTCAGAAGGCTTCAGAACAAAAATTCAAGAAAGGTGTGAGTGGATCTGATGTCATGCCTAAATCAAGCTCTTCCACACAAGCTGACTCTCCCAGTTCACCTAACTGTGCAAGCTCTTCAAGTGCCTGGAAAATGAGATCTCCCACTGCTGATTTTACCAATGAACATTCTTTGCTAGATGATGTAGCTTCTGATGAAAAAAGCTTTGTGAAAGCTAATCCTGTCACTGTACCTAATGATAAACATAATAAACGGAATGGCAAGATCATCCATCACGTTGAAAACAACTGGAATGGCAGAATGGTCAGTTGCATTGAATCTTCAAGTAAACTAGTATCTCCAAATAACAGTAAGTTAAATGAACCGAACCACAAGCTTACTCCTCCCAGTGCCGGATCTTCCAGTATGCCTCTGTCTCCAAGTACAGGTAATAGTACTTTTGTAAAACCAGACCCTCATAGTATAGGTTCTACCAAACTTCTTAGCAGTCCACAGTGTGTAACAGACTCTTCCAACAAAGATAGTCCTCAGACATTCAGGAGAAGGAAGTTAAAATTATATTCTGTCACTAGTAGTGACATAAGAACATTCTTTGCTCCAGTTAAAAGTACCAAAAGAAAGCTAGAATCCTCATCACCACTTGATTGCAAGGCTATAAAACGAGAAGAAAGTTCCCTGTTGAAATTACCAAAGAATATGGAAGTTCCTGAGATCCATCCTTTGCAGACTACCTGTCAGCCAAGTAAaatcatgtctgaaaaattccaGACTTTGGACTCTGCAACCTCACCAGACTTTGAAGGCTTCCCGTATGGTTCAAGGCAATCAGGTGTCCGAGCCAGAACTTTAGTGAGATTAATAActcttataaaaagtaaaaaatggtaTGGATTGggtaattttccttttcctttagatCAATTATGTGACTGGAATGATGGCATGTTAGAAGACAGATTATTTGATAAGTATTCATAGATGTAACTTTTTACTGTAAATAAAGTATTGTTTTATTCAATAGCGAagttctgtatttcatttgtattaaatttgattcaagaaaagaattaatatatattttgagtaTGTctccagacttttttttattcatttgtataaaaGTCATGGCAGGTTAGTATTCAGTATGAAAACTCCAAaagggtttttgtttttgatgaatCAATACAATGTATTGTGTATCAAGATGATATTTTTGTACAGTATTCCCTTCTCTTTACCCCTGTACAGTTTACTTGCAATATTTGTTgtgagacaaataaaaaaaatatgagacttTGACTTTATTACCCTCTAAAATCTCTAGCAAAAACTAGTTTCTTGGTTTAGAAGCcagatattttttatatggtatacatgtgtgtattgGTGTTATGAATAGATGTATGATACATTTATGTATAAGTTATAAGTGATCAACAGTGATGATCTCCCAGAACCTCGGGATAACCACATTGGCTCCCCTTCTGACCACACCCAGAATTGTTTCTAGATCACCTTGTTCAATGGTCAGTAAAGTCCCTGTCTCTGTACAGCTGGAGGCAAAAGTATATGTGGTGAGAGAAAGGCTGATCTCGCAGAGCAGTGATGGAAATGACACGTTACCTCAGATCATCGGAATCCAGGTAAATTGCTTGaaaacaaaatgcttgaaaaattattattcgaACTATTAATTGTTGAGAGGTTGATTGAAGCtaattgaaaaattcataaatttatttgtctttacaactaaaaagcagagaaaaaaaagttataattcataaattcatttggctttacaattaaaaatgaGGATGCGAAACTTTATTCGTtactttattaatatgaaatattgtgAGCAACACTTCttaaatattcttcattttccgcatcactataaaaagataaaatattttgtaatcttTGTGTACAatcactgtattttttttctgcttccaacTTTATTCACACCACCGACAAATTGCTCGATTATCATCTCCTGTAAACTTTGTTCTCGCTTTAAGGCATCTATAAACTTCCAAATCGACAAGCACTTACTTGATGTTGGAAACTGTTGTGCCATCCCTCTAGCATTATTTGTTTTTGGCATTCCCTCCTTGACGTAGTCAAAACAGTTCCACATTTCGTGTTTGAATATAGGAGCATGTCTACGATTATGTCTGTATGGTCGTCAAATCCAGGTATCTTCAAAGTAATTGACCACTCCTTGAAGTTCAGCTGGAAAAATGtcgttttctgttaaaaattcaAATGTTGCCACAACACTGTACCGGTATAAACGCCAACGCAGATAATAGACGTGCTTTAAGAGCAAATTCAGCATTAGTGTCGTACATAGTCTTTAGTCCACTTCCTTGTATTTTTCTATAAAGGCTCTGACAAAAGTGAAAAAAGCACCCACGAAGTTTAGATCTTGGAAATTCTTGCTTGGTTGCCTTAACCATCGCCAGTTCAAAATCGATCATTATAGTCAAAGGCTGGAATgaaggaattttttcttttaaagccaCAAGGAACTTCTTATAGGTTTCTTCAGTTTTGTTAGGTAATAATGCGTATACAAGAGGCATAATTATACCCGAGGCAACAGTTTTAAAGGTTCCATCAGCATACCAGTGCTCCGATTGAACTAAGAtgtcaagattttttttgttgCAAAAATCAATATCCGAGCATTCGTTGGACCTGAGTCATAGATAAGAAACGATTCCcctttgtttgtagttgtaaacTCTTCAGGGATATCCAGATCGAGAGAACTGTTAGGCAAAGcttgtccattttttcttgcACGTGTATTTCAGAtggttcttttcatattttctactgTAGGGAGCTTTACAGCTGCAGCATAATTTACATCTGCTGAGGAACATGATACAATATATTGGGGTGCATCTCTACTATTCGCCGTATGCTTTTTCACCTTCTCCACTACTATTCGCCGCAAGTTTTTTCACCTTCTCCATTACTATAGCAGCTTCAATTCCACTAGCATCTCCTGCATGATTATGATTTCCACTTTGTTTCATAATGTTATCATCTACAGTAATGACACGAGCAGAGCATTTCATTTTTTGTGGacatttcacatttccaatatattttattgcGCACTGATTTATCCTTTATAAGTAGCCATCTAAACacaatttcttctttcctttttcgctTTGTACAAAACTTTAAAAATCCATCTTTATGGTTTGAAGTTTCTTACGAAAGTTATGGGAATAAAACTaggaaaactaatgaaataaacaaaagttcaGATAACGGTTTAGAAAATGGTTTAATGGTTAAGATGATGATACTTGGTTAATGTTTATTGGCTTTCGCGCTGTTGTTAGTTCGGCTTTTGAGAAATCGGTCTTTCGAGCAATTGATAGTTCAGTTTTCGAGCAATTGAGAGTTCGAGTAACAATTTTTCGAGCAATTTACCGAATTCCAGATCATCTACAGCCATGTATTGGGGAATATCGGAAATCtattgtgattggtgtcataaacaGTGTTTCTCTCCTGTCGGAACTTCTATTCAACAAGTGGTGGACTAACTCATTTCTCTGTAGGGAAAAACTATTCCAGCTTCAGCCATTAATGGCTAGAGGTTTTGTCATCCTTGGTCTGGTATGACCATGGTAACCGCCAATACCCCCTGGCCAAGTGGTATTCCACTCTGGGAGTGTCTTTGGTTAGTGTTCCCAGAGTGATCCCCTTTGACCTACTCTTATCTGTTGGTTGCATGTTTTGAGGTAGTATTGCAACGCTTTTCATCCCCATGCAGAAGAGCTTGACACGTTAGGTCACTCCAATTGCTGTAGACGGGTCGGTCTACTGGAATACACTTCAGTGGATTGCTGACTTGGCCAACCTATTTGAGTCAAGCTCTGCTCAATTTGTGGTATAGCCATTCACTTTCTCTCagccgtctgaagaatgggagcccaaccccccctctctcgggtattccattgaggtttgagggatgtgtatttctagtgatagaagttctctctctctgtgtagttcggaagtcacctaacataaccgttgctgaataaccactggttccatgcaacataaaaacgccatacaaacgaAGAAA
Protein-coding sequences here:
- the LOC135204355 gene encoding uncharacterized protein LOC135204355 isoform X3 — protein: MNTLCPDGGKASPINFVLTRVKGPISSPSEDAKIYQSSSLPLPAIGAVEETLQHVCCNRLFTTTLHYQSHLIEKAETDQAHEFKLLEMGLLRCSLCSIWVQSSGMSLHLRKFHGIIKVNKNATSLGELSSGNKAETTVKPGKSYVIKVSGQTVSAGQPLVGSSTKKSNNIEILSSSASLTKPAYKLITSDGKVYPNTIRLQNSSSGIGGKVIVRPSVPFNNGVPVVTYGSRMIMKANRNISEGKIRMPISSKTGICKVVPAGGAVLQSTSQFAKSVGGVTTVQISGGNIVATSSSGKVSKMKTKFCAELGKPLINVDKKIISRSYKVVEKCSSNKTLPLTNVDLERTNKNKSTNVGVETTVKSPGEKSEVSHTRTKGVSNRKKELMLDMEGPDEKLAFLKFDHSDDIFEEFALSLEKIQKEKESLAKKGKPSTKQKSVPPVSNQSTVVPSEKSDCNGKAESSKPVSNKKRRKQVLKPVLEPGGDVNMETPITSKVKVRKKGKNVLPDSECHTPKVGKKTSPTITVNTKKYRRKFKENKCDTPKCTPKTSQQTPKGKRGGWKKKRPVGRPRREEVSEVSTPNLTGLDTMFNEPTHEDVENEPVLSPKREEEDNIPTVELDLFTLSSLNEKVSVLLTEPHNPDFKVYASMDAIFVGDSALGDVTNQIGYVTDSNNVVFVNPGHFLFPNVQELDKFIPSPIMTIKEKMSLSPRKLCKRATNVKLSVISKENQGVENNQESQGNSRESKISPTKKKTSIADSKINSYTGHKKSLKDKSLGLMVSSSDVVRDSKENVPLARLDGSSGNSKDVRVRRRSARHSGENKGDEQLPSVLNKDEELPGAEIEIKKGEPRSRTMSGSLKLGRNVQVKHLIDGQGKEENVDCDKVDCDKILKVVISPIKSEFQNLVQELKAGLLKSSGNHRIALSFDNDCPERIPNKKKLECDTKDLDVRFEDNDTVILSKPRLRTRSADSVPCGKSSKADSLPSDISSNRYNRLSRRKGRLKSESDSSFRTQHDGEEMGISEQVLSQSRHDFRNISGSTSEDNSDCVSRNGRRKSLSKSTCESLSKEDSLMAVMALAENSVIKGKNLDIKNEPSVIRNRPVRERRPSSKWLESLAFGKCSKRLSTPKLRTERSVSDTSDHSSSGKLRNNDESAKTLDMKKLRDEVRSLTIISGNQNRGPGLTTNNKDVNVVDVLCHSEMSECIESKVYNSNVGCNSIDYNKTSVVVAKSKTNKSNDDWEKGSEMVEDGVGDLLDIVRAGNIQNRIDDETTDTEVNQEEELLCKIDGSQKLNQQQKTKKKKNKKIQYNTHVKNIDEMVVKLDNKMAVGTIIDNDTINQDDDDEEAFLEGGIDEDEMKCKEGNADDCKDLGVCFEGVEDEADINIKSEKQEQPLEKGTKGVATEVKVTQSDKNTECHELSSQHERRDKKNASLDNVFTSTVTKLYLSEGIESSESSETLVSDDSLCKSFSGKEISSEDSSGKSTAERCTASSEESSTENIVEDDEVVVQRKYKVDLCKSSQLSKVIRIDEEISFKVNQEEQAKIFYTLNKGELSDEGLDSPERARKLTDFEEDKLLEEIFDECEKLPHEKLNFVEELEVKSCDRKSLLNCDKNTKFLVKHTPKTSEKLEEGNHNQNMRSTFDKFEEIEPELYEDSESESNDDSEIDKGSLTNIEPGVETGLVENSIQKITESEETGLAENSTQKIIESEEVPWTNHEKSELRDHKFLNNLEDNSKMSELLVNDTLVGNHKEEVVCQDEITKLDLTLERMDCKIKGCDAGILSQPTTDLAYPKDGFEKDVTSKFVGNLEKTVEKRITADLKLAEAASCTEVFEEMSKEAPVNPIINFEKTATGRLDSSEETIRKEASARDLQLQEEVKNTDIPEEIYKENTAGEKIYEETLGKEILHDTEMCVKEAPTNSGNSVFNINVSPRLSKELSIVCSDSSTVGSRSPHSKKEKCRSPRSTGPLSPLKISPLCPSREWHGRGAKLKAQVLIQDQQSGVTAQVLIHDQQTGVTNSERGKYSPRSTGHLSPLKISPELSPPREWHGRGAKLKAQVLIQDQQTYVADSERERHSPKSTSDLSPLKESPELSPPREWHGRGAKLKAQVLIQDQQTNVTDSENERNSPKTTNDLSPLKVSPELSSPREWHGRGAKLKAQVLIQDQQTGVIDSHVVCSGLGIADVKKGFGTDGSDDKSGAYVKSEKEKTISSTKITSPKVSGVSHSNTGISLKSPKPSKFVHDDREWQARGAKLKAQIMISDQQNGQMNTLVEPMDNSFSPVLKSPPAKKAKLGSPPVNMKDIRSFFTVQKASEQKFKKGVSGSDVMPKSSSSTQADSPSSPNCASSSSAWKMRSPTADFTNEHSLLDDVASDEKSFVKANPVTVPNDKHNKRNGKIIHHVENNWNGRMVSCIESSSKLVSPNNSKLNEPNHKLTPPSAGSSSMPLSPSTGNSTFVKPDPHSIGSTKLLSSPQCVTDSSNKDSPQTFRRRKLKLYSVTSSDIRTFFAPVKSTKRKLESSSPLDCKAIKREESSLLKLPKNMEVPEIHPLQTTCQPSKIMSEKFQTLDSATSPDFEGFPYGSRQSGVRARTLVRLITLIKSKKWYGLGNFPFPLDQLCDWNDGMLEDRLFDKYS